The sequence TGGAAGGACTTGCGGGCCGTGGCGAACCACCACAGCGTCGCGATCACCAGGACCGCGGCGAGGGCGATCGGTGCGTAGTTGAACGTGCTCGCGGTGATCGGGGTGGCCTGCGGCAGCATGAACAGCACGTTGCTGGTGATGATCCACAGTACCGCCACGATGCCGACCGGCTTGCTCCAGCGGCCGAGGTGCCACGGGCCGGCGGCGAACTCGTCCTTCAGGCGCAGCCGCAGGAAGATCGGGATGCCGTAGGAGAGGAACAGGCCCACCACGTTGACGCTGACCACGGCGCTGAACGCGGTGTGCGACCACCAGCCCGGCAGCACCAGTACCAGCGAGGAGGCCGCGGCCAGCCAGACCGCCTTGACGGGCGTGCGGGTGCGCGGGGAGACGGAGTGCCACAGCCGCGAGCCGGGCATGGCGCCGTCCCGCGAGAACGCGAAGATCATGCGGGTGTTGGAGGTCATGTTGGCCAGGCCGCAGAAGAGCATGGCGCCGATGATGATGACCAGGATCGCCTTGGACAGGCCCTGGCCGAGCGCGTCGATCAGGATCTGGACCGGCGGCGCGGACGACGTGACCTCGCTGCCGTAGTCACGGATCGAGTACACCAGGGCGACCATGAGGATCAGGCCGGTGATCGCCGAGTAGCCGATGGCGCGCACGATGCCCTTGGGGGCGTTGACGGTGGCCTGGACGGTCTCCTCGGACATGTGGAAGCTGCCGTCGAAGCCGGTGAAGGTCCAGCTCGTGACCAGCAGACCGAGCAGCCCCGCGTAGATCGCGCTGTGGAAGCCGGTGGTGTTGACGTAGTGGAAGGCGTAGCTCGCGTGCTGGTGGTGCGAGGGCACCGAGATCAGCGAGATCACGATCACCAGCAGGCCGATGATCAGCCACCACACGGAGATCCGGTTGATGAGGGCGACCAACCGCACGGTGTACGTGTT comes from Streptomyces sp. NBC_00448 and encodes:
- a CDS encoding amino acid permease codes for the protein MGYPRKLTRRFRAFDNFAISFTIINIISGIFSAFGMGMAGGGPRILIFGWIGVSVMVLFVGAAMGEIASAYPTSGALYFSAGKLAKRHNGAWSWYTGWLNFIGQVAGTAATDYAAATFIQSYIAMQWDYTPTLKKTVLITAAILLVHALLNTYTVRLVALINRISVWWLIIGLLVIVISLISVPSHHQHASYAFHYVNTTGFHSAIYAGLLGLLVTSWTFTGFDGSFHMSEETVQATVNAPKGIVRAIGYSAITGLILMVALVYSIRDYGSEVTSSAPPVQILIDALGQGLSKAILVIIIGAMLFCGLANMTSNTRMIFAFSRDGAMPGSRLWHSVSPRTRTPVKAVWLAAASSLVLVLPGWWSHTAFSAVVSVNVVGLFLSYGIPIFLRLRLKDEFAAGPWHLGRWSKPVGIVAVLWIITSNVLFMLPQATPITASTFNYAPIALAAVLVIATLWWFATARKSFHGPVSYGGPDEVAAMDLV